A genomic region of Phenylobacterium parvum contains the following coding sequences:
- a CDS encoding Re/Si-specific NAD(P)(+) transhydrogenase subunit alpha has protein sequence MAVIAVIRETHPGETRVAATPETVRKLIAAGFEVAVQSGAGLSASCPDADYAAAGARLAGSAADAVKGADILFGIRTPSAEALSALKKGAIVAASLNPHQDRAGLEALAARGVDAYALEFIPRITRAQVMDVLSSQANLAGYRAVIEASTAYGRALPMMMTAAGTIAAAKVFVMGVGVAGLQAIATARRLGAVVTATDVRPATKEQVESLGAKFIAVEDDEFRNAQTAGGYAKEMSAEYQAKQAELVTGHIGKQDIVITTALIPGRPAPRLVTAAQVAAMKPGSVLVDLAVEQGGNVEGARAGETVETANGAKILGIPNLPGRVAADASALFARNLLAFSGLLLDKDGALAPDLEDEILKAALVVSGGKIVHPALAGS, from the coding sequence ATGGCCGTCATCGCCGTCATCCGCGAGACCCACCCCGGGGAGACCCGTGTTGCAGCCACGCCGGAAACCGTCCGCAAGCTGATCGCTGCGGGCTTCGAGGTCGCTGTCCAGTCGGGCGCCGGTCTTTCGGCCTCCTGTCCCGACGCTGACTACGCCGCCGCTGGCGCACGGCTTGCCGGATCCGCAGCCGACGCCGTCAAGGGCGCGGACATCCTCTTTGGGATCCGGACACCCTCCGCCGAGGCCCTGTCGGCCCTGAAGAAGGGCGCCATCGTCGCAGCCTCGCTGAACCCCCATCAGGATCGCGCAGGCCTCGAGGCCCTGGCCGCCCGGGGGGTGGACGCCTACGCCCTGGAGTTCATTCCCCGCATCACCCGGGCCCAGGTGATGGACGTCCTGTCCTCGCAGGCCAACCTTGCGGGTTATCGCGCCGTGATCGAGGCCAGCACCGCCTATGGCCGCGCCCTGCCGATGATGATGACCGCCGCCGGCACCATCGCCGCCGCCAAGGTCTTCGTGATGGGGGTCGGCGTCGCCGGCCTTCAGGCCATCGCCACGGCCCGCCGCCTCGGCGCCGTCGTCACCGCCACCGACGTCCGTCCCGCCACCAAGGAACAGGTGGAGTCCCTCGGCGCCAAGTTCATCGCCGTCGAGGACGACGAATTCCGCAACGCCCAGACCGCCGGCGGCTACGCCAAGGAAATGAGCGCCGAGTACCAGGCCAAGCAGGCCGAACTCGTCACGGGGCACATTGGCAAGCAGGACATCGTCATCACAACGGCCCTGATCCCGGGCCGGCCGGCGCCGCGCCTCGTCACGGCGGCCCAGGTCGCCGCCATGAAGCCGGGCTCGGTCCTGGTCGACCTCGCCGTCGAGCAGGGCGGCAATGTCGAGGGCGCCCGGGCCGGCGAGACGGTCGAGACCGCCAACGGCGCGAAGATCCTGGGTATTCCCAACCTCCCGGGAAGGGTCGCGGCTGACGCCTCGGCCCTCTTCGCCCGGAACCTCCTGGCCTTCTCGGGCCTGCTGCTCGACAAGGACGGGGCCCTGGCCCCGGACCTCGAAGACGAAATTCTCAAGGCCGCCCTGGTCGTCAGCGGCGGAAAGATCGTGCACCCGGCCCTCGCCGGGTCCTGA
- a CDS encoding proton-translocating transhydrogenase family protein gives MDVDPTVFRLAIFVLAIFVGYYVVWSVTPALHTPLMAVTNAVSSVIIVGALLAAAAQAAPGAGAGAVMISKGAGALAAALAAVNIFGGFLVTQRMLAMYKKKDPVKKDAAK, from the coding sequence ATGGACGTCGATCCCACAGTCTTCCGGCTGGCCATCTTCGTCCTGGCCATCTTCGTCGGCTACTACGTGGTCTGGAGCGTCACGCCGGCCCTCCACACGCCCCTGATGGCGGTGACCAACGCGGTGTCCTCTGTGATCATTGTCGGCGCCCTGCTGGCGGCGGCGGCCCAGGCCGCACCCGGCGCGGGCGCCGGCGCCGTCATGATCTCCAAGGGGGCGGGCGCCCTGGCGGCGGCCCTCGCCGCGGTCAACATCTTCGGGGGCTTCCTGGTCACCCAGCGGATGCTGGCCATGTACAAGAAGAAGGATCCGGTGAAGAAGGACGCCGCCAAGTGA
- a CDS encoding NAD(P)(+) transhydrogenase (Re/Si-specific) subunit beta, with the protein MSANLAAILYLASGVLFILALRGLSSPVTSQAGNRNGMIGMALAVGVTLVTLFSQGKLDGLTVGLILAGVGVGGVIGAVIARRVAMTSMPQLVAAFHSLVGLAACLVAVAAIYTPGAYGIGAPGAIHGVSLVELSLGLAIGAVTFTGSVIAFAKLNGNMSGAPILLPARHVLNILIGLALVALIGVLVVSGGSALWAFWAIFALALILGITLIIPIGGADMPVVVSMLNSYSGWAAAALGFTLENVTLIITGALVGSSGAILSYIMCKAMNRSFVSVILGGFGADDSAAAAGGRVETRPVKQGSAEDAAFIMKNASKVIIVPGYGMAVSQAQHALREMADKLKEEGVDVKYAIHPVAGRMPGHMNVLLAEANVPYDEVFELEDINAEFPTADVAFVIGANDVTNPAAKTDPTSAIYGMPILDVEKARTVLFVKRGMSSGYAGVENELFFRDNTMMLFGDAKKMVEGILKSL; encoded by the coding sequence GTGAGCGCCAACCTCGCCGCCATCCTCTACCTCGCCTCGGGCGTCCTCTTCATCCTCGCCCTGCGCGGGCTCTCCAGCCCGGTGACCAGCCAGGCGGGCAACCGCAACGGCATGATCGGCATGGCGCTGGCGGTGGGCGTGACCCTCGTCACCCTGTTCAGCCAGGGCAAGCTCGACGGACTGACCGTGGGCCTGATCCTGGCCGGGGTCGGGGTCGGCGGCGTCATCGGCGCGGTGATCGCGCGCCGGGTGGCCATGACCTCCATGCCGCAGCTGGTCGCAGCCTTCCACAGCCTGGTCGGCCTCGCCGCCTGCCTGGTCGCGGTGGCCGCCATCTACACCCCGGGCGCCTACGGCATCGGCGCCCCCGGCGCCATCCACGGCGTATCCCTGGTGGAGCTGTCCCTGGGCCTGGCCATCGGTGCGGTGACCTTCACCGGTTCGGTCATCGCCTTCGCCAAGCTGAACGGCAACATGTCGGGCGCGCCGATTCTGCTGCCCGCCCGCCACGTCCTGAACATCCTGATCGGTCTCGCCCTCGTCGCCCTGATCGGCGTGCTGGTGGTCAGCGGCGGCTCGGCCCTCTGGGCCTTCTGGGCCATTTTCGCCCTGGCCCTGATCCTCGGGATCACCCTGATCATTCCGATCGGCGGCGCGGACATGCCCGTCGTGGTGTCCATGCTGAACAGCTATTCGGGCTGGGCGGCGGCGGCCCTGGGCTTCACCCTCGAGAACGTCACCCTGATCATCACCGGCGCCCTCGTGGGCTCTTCAGGGGCGATCCTGTCCTACATCATGTGCAAGGCGATGAACCGCAGCTTCGTCTCGGTCATCCTGGGCGGCTTCGGCGCTGACGACAGTGCGGCGGCGGCCGGCGGCCGGGTGGAGACGCGCCCGGTCAAGCAGGGCTCGGCGGAAGACGCGGCCTTCATCATGAAGAACGCCTCCAAGGTGATCATCGTCCCGGGTTACGGCATGGCCGTCAGCCAGGCCCAGCACGCCCTGCGCGAAATGGCCGACAAGCTGAAGGAGGAGGGCGTCGATGTGAAGTACGCCATCCACCCCGTCGCTGGCCGCATGCCCGGGCACATGAACGTCCTGCTGGCCGAGGCCAATGTACCCTACGACGAGGTCTTCGAGCTCGAGGATATCAACGCCGAGTTCCCGACCGCGGACGTGGCCTTCGTCATCGGCGCCAACGACGTCACCAACCCCGCGGCCAAGACCGACCCCACCAGCGCCATCTACGGCATGCCCATCCTGGACGTCGAAAAGGCCCGGACGGTGCTGTTCGTGAAGCGCGGCATGAGCTCCGGCTACGCCGGCGTGGAGAACGAGCTCTTCTTCCGCGACAACACCATGATGCTGTTCGGCGACGCCAAGAAGATGGTCGAGGGCATCCTCAAGTCCCTCTGA
- a CDS encoding alpha/beta hydrolase, translating into MTATGDAPPSRGEWVRIRDRRLRIVREGPWEGDSGPGRLVVMECGAFGCAPDWHLVQMKLSDLGVRSLAYDRAGLGLSDPGPDPRHGRAIADDLEALLSQLGDPSRLVLVGHSMAGLFLRVLAPRLNDRLDGLVLVDAVTPEAVDHPAAARMIGGFRSAMFLLDRVAGLGVMQPWAMVAGDRIGLPPAVSLEKRRIYASASHARASAREVQQWLQTAEQGRSEGPFDPNLPVAVVTAGAVLLPPELQRIQNAPAEASRSGYLDRVEGAGHANLLGPRYAERVVRGVQHVLA; encoded by the coding sequence GTGACCGCCACCGGTGACGCCCCTCCGTCGCGGGGGGAATGGGTCCGCATCCGCGACCGGCGGCTGCGCATCGTCCGGGAGGGGCCCTGGGAAGGCGACTCCGGGCCTGGCCGCCTGGTGGTGATGGAGTGCGGGGCCTTTGGCTGCGCCCCGGACTGGCACCTGGTCCAGATGAAACTGTCTGACCTCGGCGTGCGCAGCCTGGCCTACGACCGGGCGGGCCTCGGCCTGTCGGACCCGGGCCCCGACCCCCGGCATGGGCGGGCGATCGCTGACGATCTCGAGGCGCTGCTCAGCCAACTCGGCGATCCCTCGCGCCTGGTCCTTGTCGGGCATTCCATGGCCGGCCTCTTCCTGAGGGTCCTCGCGCCCCGCCTGAACGATCGGCTGGATGGACTGGTGCTTGTGGACGCCGTGACGCCGGAGGCGGTCGATCATCCGGCCGCCGCCCGGATGATCGGCGGCTTCCGCAGCGCCATGTTCCTGCTGGACCGGGTCGCGGGCCTGGGCGTCATGCAGCCCTGGGCGATGGTTGCCGGCGACCGGATCGGCCTGCCGCCAGCGGTCTCGCTCGAGAAACGCCGGATCTACGCTTCAGCCTCCCACGCCCGGGCGTCGGCGCGTGAGGTGCAGCAATGGCTTCAGACTGCGGAACAGGGGCGGAGCGAAGGGCCCTTCGACCCTAACCTCCCCGTCGCCGTTGTGACGGCCGGGGCCGTGCTCCTGCCGCCGGAACTCCAGCGCATCCAGAACGCCCCGGCCGAGGCCTCCCGTTCGGGATACCTGGACCGGGTGGAAGGCGCCGGACACGCCAACCTTCTCGGACCCCGCTATGCGGAGCGGGTTGTCCGGGGCGTCCAGCACGTCCTGGCCTAG
- the tilS gene encoding tRNA lysidine(34) synthetase TilS gives MRDLTPGLDERVEGRLDARLDVGPGAPLAVALSGGGDSLALTRIAAGWARRHGRPLLVLTVDHGLQPGSAEWTTACAAAADRLGAGFRALAWRGPYPASGLPAAARRARHALLADAARAAGARVLLMGHTADDLAEAALMRAEGGTTPSPREWGPSPAWPEGRGVFLLRPMLAVGRAEIREWLAEAGETWIEDPANEDPRFARSRARHARLQGAVTDACVAHDASGAAALTSEVRATPFGLALDRQAFRQAGPDAARRVLGAACLAAGGGVRPARTAALEALRLRLVDAGEVQASLAGAQVQADARDILWGRTAGEMARAGVPDLALGAGEVGVLDGRFEVEAVRPVTVTRLAGRMSSLPPRTRATLAEVPPTFRGGLPAVVSEAGTRLASGEDSGVRLRGLARARLAAACGEIASESGVRD, from the coding sequence GTGCGGGACCTGACCCCCGGTCTCGACGAAAGGGTCGAGGGGCGGCTGGACGCCCGGCTCGACGTCGGTCCGGGCGCGCCCCTGGCCGTCGCCCTGTCCGGCGGCGGGGACTCCCTGGCCCTGACGCGGATCGCCGCCGGCTGGGCCCGGCGGCATGGCCGGCCCCTCCTGGTCCTGACCGTCGACCACGGGCTCCAGCCCGGATCCGCCGAATGGACCACCGCCTGCGCCGCTGCCGCCGACCGGCTGGGCGCCGGCTTCCGGGCGCTCGCCTGGCGGGGTCCCTATCCGGCGTCAGGGCTTCCCGCCGCCGCGCGCAGGGCGCGGCACGCCCTGCTGGCCGACGCCGCCCGCGCGGCGGGCGCCCGGGTCCTCCTGATGGGCCATACCGCCGATGACCTTGCCGAGGCGGCCCTGATGCGGGCGGAAGGGGGAACCACTCCGTCGCCCCGGGAATGGGGCCCTTCGCCCGCCTGGCCCGAGGGTCGGGGCGTCTTCCTGCTCCGACCGATGCTCGCCGTCGGGCGGGCGGAGATCCGCGAGTGGCTGGCCGAAGCCGGCGAGACCTGGATCGAGGACCCGGCCAATGAAGACCCCCGCTTCGCCCGCAGCCGGGCCCGTCACGCCCGCCTCCAGGGGGCGGTGACGGATGCCTGCGTCGCCCATGATGCCTCCGGGGCCGCCGCCCTGACGTCCGAGGTCCGCGCAACACCCTTCGGCCTCGCCCTTGACCGACAGGCCTTCCGGCAGGCGGGCCCCGATGCCGCCCGCCGAGTGCTGGGCGCGGCCTGCCTGGCGGCCGGCGGCGGGGTTCGCCCCGCCCGTACTGCAGCCCTGGAGGCCCTTCGCCTGCGGCTGGTCGACGCCGGGGAGGTCCAGGCCAGCCTGGCCGGGGCCCAGGTCCAGGCCGACGCCCGTGACATCCTGTGGGGAAGGACGGCGGGGGAGATGGCGCGGGCAGGCGTTCCTGACCTGGCGCTGGGCGCCGGCGAGGTCGGCGTCCTGGACGGCCGGTTCGAGGTCGAGGCGGTCCGGCCGGTGACAGTGACGCGCCTCGCCGGCCGGATGTCGAGCCTGCCACCGAGGACCCGGGCGACGCTGGCGGAGGTTCCCCCCACCTTCCGCGGCGGCCTTCCGGCCGTGGTGTCCGAGGCAGGAACCCGGCTGGCCTCCGGGGAAGATTCAGGCGTTCGCCTACGCGGCCTGGCCCGGGCGCGCCTGGCGGCGGCCTGCGGTGAAATCGCTTCGGAGTCCGGCGTCAGGGACTAG
- the pal gene encoding peptidoglycan-associated lipoprotein Pal, whose protein sequence is MNRNAVLRWTPLLAAAAILAGCQSTPKAGPETKATPEAAAGPDANAAAGSGTIQPVAPATAVTGRALPGSVQDFVINVTDRIFFEVDQYEVRDEAAAILERQAAWLNRYPAVQVRIEGNADERGTREYNLALGSRRATAVRDYLVGLGVSPSRISTVSFGKERPVDPGADDEAFRRNRNARTAIVAGAR, encoded by the coding sequence ATGAACCGCAACGCCGTCCTGCGCTGGACCCCCCTGCTGGCCGCCGCCGCGATCCTTGCGGGCTGCCAGTCCACCCCGAAGGCCGGGCCCGAGACCAAGGCGACGCCCGAGGCCGCTGCGGGCCCCGACGCCAATGCCGCCGCCGGGTCCGGGACGATCCAGCCGGTGGCGCCGGCGACGGCCGTTACGGGCCGGGCCCTGCCGGGTTCAGTCCAGGACTTCGTGATCAATGTCACCGACCGGATCTTCTTCGAGGTGGACCAGTACGAGGTGCGCGACGAGGCGGCGGCCATCCTGGAGCGCCAGGCCGCCTGGCTGAACCGCTATCCGGCCGTCCAGGTCCGCATCGAGGGCAATGCCGACGAGCGTGGGACCCGGGAGTACAACCTGGCCCTGGGCTCGCGCCGGGCCACGGCGGTCCGCGATTACCTTGTCGGCCTCGGGGTTTCGCCCTCGCGGATCTCGACGGTCTCCTTCGGCAAGGAGCGGCCCGTCGACCCGGGTGCGGATGACGAGGCCTTCCGCCGCAACCGCAATGCGCGCACCGCCATCGTCGCAGGGGCGCGCTAG
- the tolB gene encoding Tol-Pal system beta propeller repeat protein TolB → MRKTALALLVAGLALGGFAAAPAPARAEIEVDVNRGDIRPLPLSVPAFGGDRGADIARVISENLARSGLFAPIDPAGRQTEAATEPDFGAWKTLGAQALVNGQASLVDGRLQVDFRLWDIPAGQQLLGLQFTSTPENWRRVAHKISDAVYERLTGENGYFDTRVVFVSETGGRLDRKLRLAVMDQDGANPSYLTDGSEIVLSPRFSASSQEITYMALRPEGSSVYLLNLETGRRESLGQFQGMVFAPRFSPDGSQVAFAVERNGNSDIWVMNLVNRQSRRLTSDPAIDTSPAFSPDGRRIVFNSDRGGSPQLYVMDADGGGARRISFGEGRYTSPVWSPKGDLVAFTRQGGGQFHIGVMRPDGSDERTLTSSYMDEGPTWAPNGRVILFSRQAAGGEPRLWTVDVTGRILNPAPYSGGASDPAWSPLIN, encoded by the coding sequence ATGAGAAAGACCGCCCTCGCCCTGCTCGTCGCCGGCCTCGCCCTGGGCGGTTTCGCCGCAGCCCCGGCGCCCGCTCGCGCCGAGATCGAGGTGGACGTCAACCGCGGCGACATCCGTCCCCTGCCCCTGTCCGTCCCTGCTTTTGGCGGCGACAGGGGCGCCGACATCGCCCGGGTGATCAGCGAGAACCTGGCCCGCTCGGGCCTCTTCGCCCCCATCGACCCGGCGGGACGGCAGACCGAAGCCGCTACGGAGCCGGATTTCGGAGCCTGGAAGACCCTGGGCGCCCAGGCCCTGGTCAACGGGCAGGCAAGCCTGGTGGACGGACGGCTGCAGGTGGACTTCCGCCTCTGGGACATCCCGGCCGGCCAGCAGCTCCTGGGCCTCCAGTTCACCTCCACGCCCGAGAATTGGCGCCGGGTGGCGCACAAGATCTCGGACGCCGTCTACGAGCGACTGACAGGCGAAAATGGCTATTTCGACACCCGGGTGGTCTTTGTCTCGGAGACCGGCGGGCGCCTCGACCGCAAGCTTAGGCTGGCGGTGATGGACCAGGACGGCGCCAATCCCAGCTATCTCACCGACGGATCCGAGATTGTCCTGTCGCCCCGCTTCTCGGCGTCCAGCCAGGAGATCACCTACATGGCCCTGCGGCCGGAGGGCTCATCGGTCTACCTGCTCAACCTCGAGACCGGCCGGCGGGAGAGCCTGGGCCAGTTCCAGGGCATGGTCTTTGCGCCGCGCTTTTCGCCCGACGGGTCCCAGGTGGCCTTCGCCGTGGAGCGGAACGGCAATTCCGACATCTGGGTGATGAACCTGGTGAACCGGCAGAGCCGCCGCCTGACCTCGGACCCGGCCATCGACACCTCGCCGGCCTTCTCGCCGGACGGCCGGCGGATCGTCTTCAACTCCGACCGCGGGGGCTCGCCCCAGTTGTACGTGATGGACGCTGACGGCGGCGGGGCCCGGCGGATCTCCTTCGGCGAAGGGCGCTACACCTCGCCGGTCTGGAGCCCCAAGGGCGACCTGGTCGCCTTCACCCGGCAGGGCGGCGGCCAGTTCCACATCGGCGTCATGCGCCCCGACGGGTCGGATGAGCGAACCCTGACCTCCAGCTACATGGACGAAGGACCGACCTGGGCGCCGAACGGGCGCGTCATCCTGTTCAGCCGGCAGGCTGCCGGAGGCGAACCCCGCCTCTGGACCGTGGACGTCACCGGCCGCATCCTGAACCCGGCTCCCTATTCCGGCGGGGCCTCGGACCCGGCCTGGTCGCCCCTCATCAACTGA
- a CDS encoding energy transducer TonB, which produces MNTSVRPSPAVLASGLLHLGVLAAVILLRPPAGDPAGEGPPVTVRLATSGDLAAAQAAAAGPPAAPAPPEPATAEAVPAEPVSPPPVPTPTPAPSPARRVAEPPAPVPRTTTAARPQPLQKTPAAPSAASRPATTAPAAATPRRPAGGLDLDALAGQVSRLTGNRPGPAAPSGGARSGPSAAALAGLQDQLQKLWNPNCGVEGGRDVRVRVSFGLSPAGDLSGPVEAGGLERSDNAVARAAAERAIRAVHQAAPFPDLASPAGQRIAVNFNAREACS; this is translated from the coding sequence GTGAACACCTCCGTGCGCCCCAGTCCGGCTGTCCTGGCCTCGGGGCTCCTGCACCTGGGCGTGCTGGCGGCCGTGATCCTCCTCCGTCCCCCTGCCGGCGATCCGGCGGGCGAGGGGCCGCCCGTCACCGTGCGACTCGCGACCTCCGGGGACCTGGCCGCCGCCCAGGCGGCTGCGGCGGGGCCTCCCGCAGCGCCGGCGCCCCCCGAACCGGCGACAGCGGAGGCGGTCCCGGCTGAACCCGTCTCGCCGCCGCCCGTTCCCACCCCGACGCCGGCGCCCAGCCCGGCGCGCCGGGTTGCAGAACCGCCGGCGCCCGTCCCCAGAACGACGACCGCCGCACGGCCTCAGCCCCTCCAGAAGACACCAGCCGCACCCTCGGCCGCCTCCCGCCCGGCGACGACCGCCCCCGCCGCCGCGACGCCGCGCCGGCCGGCCGGAGGCCTGGACCTCGACGCCCTCGCCGGCCAGGTCTCGCGACTGACCGGAAACCGCCCCGGCCCCGCGGCGCCCTCGGGCGGGGCCAGGTCGGGACCCAGCGCCGCCGCCCTGGCGGGCCTCCAGGACCAACTCCAGAAACTCTGGAACCCCAACTGCGGGGTCGAGGGCGGCCGGGACGTCCGGGTCCGGGTCAGCTTCGGCCTGTCGCCCGCCGGCGACCTGTCCGGCCCGGTGGAGGCCGGCGGCCTGGAACGGTCGGACAATGCCGTGGCCCGCGCGGCGGCCGAGCGCGCCATCCGCGCAGTCCACCAGGCCGCCCCCTTCCCCGACCTCGCCAGCCCCGCCGGCCAGAGGATCGCCGTCAACTTCAACGCCCGGGAGGCCTGTTCATGA
- a CDS encoding ExbD/TolR family protein — translation MALSAHDAFSGAGGGGRRRRYGRSRRSALSEINVTPLVDVMLVLLIVFMISAPLLTAGVPLELPRTEAGAIRETEAPLAVSIRADGSVFVQDRQVAFEALGPALGDAAVGNAERQVFVRADGRAAYADVARVMAALSVRGFKSVSLITDTGGPPAGPVPAETPPP, via the coding sequence ATGGCCCTTTCCGCCCATGACGCCTTTTCCGGGGCCGGCGGCGGCGGCCGTCGGCGGCGCTACGGCCGGAGCCGGCGCTCGGCCCTGTCCGAGATCAACGTCACGCCCCTGGTGGACGTCATGCTGGTCCTGCTGATCGTCTTCATGATCTCGGCGCCCCTGCTGACCGCAGGCGTGCCCCTGGAACTTCCCCGCACCGAGGCCGGGGCGATCCGCGAGACCGAGGCTCCCCTGGCGGTCTCCATCCGGGCGGATGGGTCCGTCTTTGTCCAGGACCGGCAGGTCGCCTTCGAGGCCCTTGGCCCGGCCCTGGGCGACGCCGCCGTCGGGAATGCCGAACGCCAGGTCTTCGTCCGGGCCGACGGCCGGGCGGCCTATGCCGACGTGGCGCGGGTGATGGCGGCCCTCTCGGTGCGCGGCTTCAAGAGCGTCAGCCTGATCACCGACACCGGCGGCCCGCCCGCCGGTCCGGTCCCGGCGGAGACGCCGCCGCCGTGA
- the tolQ gene encoding protein TolQ → MEPAAITPETFSFVALFARADWVVKSVMIFLGLASLASWAVILDKAVRLRGLNRAADAFEAEAASGRSLEDIALEAGDNPPHALHRMLQAALFEWREVRAKGPVSEGQAAFLVQRIDRVLDAAIAREALRVETGLSALAIVATASPFVGLFGTVWGIMHSFQAIAVQKNTNLAVVAPSIAEALFATALGLIAAIPAYIAFNHFSTAVSRYAARLEGFADDLSTAVQRRLASKV, encoded by the coding sequence ATGGAGCCCGCCGCCATCACGCCGGAGACCTTCTCCTTCGTCGCCCTGTTCGCCCGGGCGGACTGGGTGGTGAAGTCGGTGATGATCTTCCTGGGCCTCGCCTCGCTGGCGTCCTGGGCGGTGATCCTCGACAAGGCGGTGCGCCTGCGCGGCCTGAACCGGGCGGCGGACGCCTTCGAGGCGGAGGCCGCCTCGGGTCGCAGCCTCGAGGACATCGCCCTGGAGGCCGGCGACAACCCGCCGCACGCCCTGCACCGGATGCTCCAGGCGGCGCTTTTCGAGTGGCGCGAGGTCCGCGCCAAGGGGCCCGTGTCCGAAGGCCAGGCGGCCTTCCTCGTGCAGCGGATCGACCGGGTCCTCGACGCCGCCATCGCCCGTGAGGCCCTCAGGGTGGAGACGGGCCTGTCGGCCCTGGCCATCGTGGCCACCGCCTCTCCCTTCGTCGGCCTGTTCGGGACGGTGTGGGGCATCATGCACAGCTTCCAGGCCATCGCCGTCCAGAAGAACACCAACCTCGCCGTCGTGGCCCCCAGCATCGCCGAGGCGCTCTTCGCCACCGCCCTGGGCCTTATCGCCGCCATTCCGGCCTATATCGCCTTCAACCACTTCTCCACGGCGGTCAGCCGCTACGCCGCCCGGCTGGAGGGGTTCGCCGACGACCTTTCCACCGCCGTCCAGCGGCGCCTGGCCTCGAAGGTCTGA
- the ybgC gene encoding tol-pal system-associated acyl-CoA thioesterase: MPTDDRDVPTSGRYEGREHILPFRIYYEDTDFTGVVYHANYLRYFERGRSDALRAAGVSHTDLLDGDRPTAFTVVRMEIDFRRPARIDDALEVRTLYERIRGPRLFFRQHIRRGEERLCEAVVEAACIDLSGRPARPSKLMLTKLAPLFG; encoded by the coding sequence ATGCCGACTGACGACCGCGACGTCCCGACCAGCGGGCGGTACGAGGGGCGCGAGCATATCCTGCCGTTCCGCATCTACTACGAGGACACCGACTTCACCGGCGTCGTCTACCACGCCAATTACCTGCGCTATTTCGAGCGGGGCCGCAGCGACGCCCTGCGGGCGGCGGGGGTGTCTCACACCGACCTCCTCGACGGCGACCGCCCGACGGCCTTCACGGTCGTACGGATGGAGATCGACTTCCGTCGGCCGGCGCGGATCGACGACGCGCTGGAAGTCCGCACCCTCTATGAACGGATACGCGGCCCGCGGCTGTTCTTCCGCCAGCACATCCGGCGGGGCGAGGAGCGGCTCTGCGAGGCCGTCGTGGAGGCCGCCTGCATCGACCTTTCCGGTCGTCCGGCCCGGCCCTCGAAGCTAATGTTAACCAAACTGGCGCCCCTCTTCGGTTAG
- the ruvB gene encoding Holliday junction branch migration DNA helicase RuvB, translated as MTRLVSGEPGPPEPGDRALRPQTLSEFVGQAAAKSNLSIFIDAARGRGEAMDHVLLFGPPGLGKTTLAQIIARELGVNFRATSGPVLAKAGDLAAILTNLEPRDVLFIDEIHRLAAPVEEILYPAMEDHVLDLMIGEGPAARSIRIDLSPFTLVAATTRAGMLATPLRDRFGIPIRLEFYSADELRKVLAHAAGRLGLNLTEDGAGEIAARARGTPRVAGRLLRRVRDFAEAEGAAAIDKAAAARALARLEVDPAGLDSLDRRYLKALIENYAGGPAGLETLAYAIAEARDAVEDVIEPYLLQQGFIQRTPRGRVACARAYEHLGLTPPPSPPPAGQAGLFEGDGDAD; from the coding sequence GTGACCCGCCTGGTCTCCGGGGAACCCGGGCCGCCCGAGCCCGGCGACCGCGCCCTGCGGCCCCAGACCCTGTCGGAATTCGTCGGCCAGGCGGCCGCCAAGTCGAACCTCTCCATCTTCATCGACGCCGCACGCGGCCGGGGCGAGGCCATGGACCACGTCCTGCTTTTCGGCCCGCCGGGCCTGGGCAAGACCACCCTGGCCCAGATCATCGCCCGGGAGCTGGGGGTGAACTTCCGCGCCACCTCAGGGCCGGTCCTGGCCAAGGCCGGCGACCTGGCGGCCATACTGACCAACCTCGAGCCGCGCGACGTCCTGTTCATCGACGAGATTCACCGCCTGGCGGCGCCGGTGGAGGAAATCCTCTATCCCGCCATGGAAGACCATGTCCTCGACCTGATGATCGGCGAGGGGCCGGCGGCCCGGTCGATCCGCATCGACCTTTCCCCCTTTACACTCGTGGCGGCGACCACCCGGGCCGGGATGCTGGCCACCCCCCTGCGGGACCGGTTCGGCATCCCGATCCGGCTGGAGTTCTACTCCGCCGACGAGTTGAGGAAGGTTCTGGCCCATGCGGCGGGGCGGCTGGGGCTCAACCTGACCGAAGACGGCGCCGGCGAGATCGCCGCCCGGGCCCGGGGCACGCCGCGGGTGGCCGGGCGTCTGCTGAGGCGGGTGCGAGACTTCGCCGAGGCCGAGGGCGCCGCCGCCATCGACAAGGCCGCCGCCGCCCGGGCCCTGGCCCGGCTGGAGGTGGACCCCGCCGGCCTGGACAGCCTGGACCGCCGCTATCTCAAGGCCCTGATCGAGAACTATGCCGGCGGCCCGGCCGGGCTGGAAACCCTGGCCTACGCCATCGCCGAGGCCCGGGACGCGGTCGAGGACGTCATCGAGCCCTACCTGCTCCAGCAGGGCTTCATCCAGCGCACGCCCCGGGGGCGGGTCGCCTGCGCCCGGGCCTACGAGCACCTCGGCCTGACCCCGCCGCCCTCGCCGCCTCCAGCCGGACAGGCCGGGCTCTTCGAAGGAGACGGCGATGCCGACTGA